In Amycolatopsis jiangsuensis, the following proteins share a genomic window:
- a CDS encoding ESX secretion-associated protein EspG, whose protein sequence is MHQEFFSPMAFDFLWESMELGELPYPLRVRSHGDTQDERVSLRHRIDAELKARDLRDARGRVEPRLDDWLGLLARAPVTIDGLHIPEFEAHPVGLLAAGDERTGVLAIQDADGIWLRETPADGLVSAVVNLLPAGRRGTEASVTLPLDEALHTRPIRVPVAAGGAGEAEEKGRRARRQSLSERATVDPRETYGLIAGQPRLRGGQLAANSRTQLGSRQRSRVLGWFDTATGRYLSLSRAGTDGREWVTVAPADPKTLRTRLGEMVSSVADSTR, encoded by the coding sequence ATGCACCAGGAGTTCTTCTCGCCGATGGCGTTCGACTTCCTGTGGGAGTCGATGGAGCTGGGCGAGCTGCCGTACCCGCTGCGGGTCCGTTCGCACGGGGACACCCAGGACGAGCGGGTGTCGCTGCGGCACCGGATCGACGCCGAGCTGAAGGCACGCGACCTGCGCGACGCGCGCGGTCGCGTGGAACCGCGGCTGGACGACTGGCTCGGCCTGCTCGCGCGGGCCCCGGTCACGATCGACGGGCTGCACATCCCGGAGTTCGAGGCCCATCCGGTCGGCCTGCTCGCGGCGGGTGACGAGCGCACCGGCGTGCTCGCGATCCAGGACGCGGACGGCATCTGGCTGCGCGAGACCCCGGCCGACGGGCTGGTCTCCGCGGTCGTGAACCTGCTGCCGGCAGGCAGGCGCGGCACCGAGGCGTCGGTCACCCTGCCGCTGGACGAGGCACTGCACACCCGGCCGATCCGGGTGCCGGTGGCCGCGGGCGGTGCGGGCGAGGCCGAGGAGAAGGGCCGCCGGGCGAGACGGCAGTCACTCAGCGAGCGCGCCACGGTCGACCCGCGGGAGACCTACGGGCTGATCGCCGGCCAGCCGCGGCTGCGCGGCGGTCAGCTCGCAGCGAACAGCCGCACCCAGCTCGGCTCCCGGCAGCGGTCCCGGGTACTGGGCTGGTTCGACACCGCCACCGGACGGTATTTGAGCTTGTCACGGGCCGGAACGGACGGCAGGGAGTGGGTGACCGTGGCCCCCGCGGACCCGAAGACACTGCGGACGCGGCTGGGTGAGATGGTCTCGTCCGTGGCGGACAGCACCCGCTGA
- the ftsH gene encoding ATP-dependent zinc metalloprotease FtsH, with amino-acid sequence MNRKSVLRNPLLWIVAGLLALFAYNTIFDSDRGYTQAPISVANQQIAQGHIKEASLEDKEQQLKLQLTQKVDVDGTQTDQIIAQYPADATSSIYTALTNAKVDGQPIKLTTKVTQQSLFTQILIFAIPLALVLGLLMWMMNNAQGGGNRVLNFGKSKAKQLNKDMPKTTFGDVAGADEAVEELYEIKDFLQNPARYQALGAKIPKGVLLYGPPGTGKTLLARAVAGEAGVPFYTISGSDFVEMFVGVGASRVRDLFEQAKQNAPCIIFVDEIDAVGRQRGAGLGGGHDEREQTLNQLLVEMDGFDARGGIILIAATNRPDILDPALLRPGRFDRQIPVSAPDLRGRKAILEVHAKGKPIAQGTDLSGLAKRTVGMSGADLANVLNEAALLTARQNGHVISDAALEESVDRVVGGPARKSRIISEKEKKITAYHEGGHALAAWAMPDIEPVYKLTILPRGRTGGHALLVPEDDKQLMTRSEMIGRLVFAMGGRTAEELVFHEPTTGASSDIEQATKIARAMVTEYGMSARLGAVKYGQEQGDPFLGRSAGRQADYSLEVAHEIDEEVRKLIETAHTEAWHVLNTYRDVLDNLVLEVLDKETLQRKDLERIFATVEKRPHITVFNEFGERTPSDKPPVKTPGELAMERGEPWPPPEKEKPVLQPAPTPVATAPGGGELPGGPPYPAPDPNANPYAPPQNGGRPNGGSNGSGRWPQSYGGQQPGGPAGGYQQGGPGGAQSGPPNYGAPPGWTPATSPGGQQPWRPAEDRPREQGWFADGANGQQPDEGQQRRDVDGPDNRQ; translated from the coding sequence ATGAACCGGAAGAGCGTGCTCAGGAACCCACTGCTGTGGATCGTCGCGGGGTTGCTGGCGTTGTTCGCCTACAACACGATCTTCGACAGCGATCGTGGCTACACGCAGGCTCCCATCTCGGTGGCGAACCAGCAGATCGCCCAGGGGCACATCAAGGAAGCCAGCCTCGAGGACAAGGAGCAGCAGCTCAAGCTGCAGCTCACCCAGAAGGTCGATGTCGACGGCACCCAGACCGACCAGATCATCGCGCAGTACCCGGCGGACGCCACGAGCTCCATCTACACCGCGCTGACCAACGCGAAGGTCGACGGCCAGCCGATCAAGCTCACCACCAAGGTGACCCAGCAGTCGCTGTTCACCCAGATCCTGATCTTCGCCATCCCGCTGGCGCTGGTGCTGGGTCTGCTGATGTGGATGATGAACAACGCGCAGGGTGGCGGGAACCGCGTCCTCAACTTCGGCAAGTCCAAGGCCAAGCAGCTGAACAAGGACATGCCGAAGACCACCTTCGGGGACGTCGCGGGTGCCGACGAGGCAGTCGAAGAGCTGTACGAGATCAAGGACTTCCTGCAGAACCCGGCGCGCTACCAGGCGCTCGGCGCGAAGATCCCGAAGGGCGTGCTGCTCTACGGCCCACCGGGTACCGGTAAGACGCTGCTCGCGCGTGCCGTCGCCGGCGAGGCGGGAGTGCCGTTCTACACGATCTCCGGCTCCGACTTCGTCGAGATGTTCGTCGGTGTGGGTGCCTCCCGGGTGCGTGACCTGTTCGAGCAGGCCAAGCAGAACGCACCGTGCATCATCTTCGTCGACGAGATCGACGCGGTCGGCCGCCAGCGCGGCGCCGGCCTCGGCGGTGGCCACGACGAGCGTGAGCAGACGCTGAACCAGCTGCTCGTCGAGATGGACGGCTTCGACGCCCGCGGCGGCATCATCCTGATCGCGGCCACCAACCGGCCGGACATCCTGGACCCGGCGCTGCTGCGTCCCGGCCGGTTCGACCGGCAGATCCCGGTGTCCGCACCGGACCTGCGTGGCCGCAAGGCGATCCTCGAGGTGCACGCGAAGGGCAAGCCGATCGCGCAGGGCACCGACCTGAGCGGGCTCGCCAAGCGCACCGTCGGCATGTCCGGTGCCGACCTGGCCAACGTGCTCAACGAGGCCGCGTTGCTCACCGCCCGGCAGAACGGGCACGTGATCTCCGACGCCGCGCTGGAGGAGTCGGTCGACCGGGTGGTCGGCGGTCCGGCGCGCAAGAGCCGGATCATCTCCGAGAAGGAGAAGAAGATCACCGCCTACCACGAGGGCGGGCACGCGCTCGCCGCGTGGGCGATGCCGGACATCGAACCGGTGTACAAGCTGACCATCCTGCCGCGCGGCCGTACCGGCGGGCACGCCCTGCTGGTGCCCGAGGACGACAAGCAGCTGATGACCCGGTCGGAGATGATCGGCAGGCTGGTCTTCGCGATGGGTGGCCGCACGGCCGAGGAACTGGTGTTCCACGAGCCGACCACCGGCGCGTCCTCGGACATCGAGCAGGCCACCAAGATCGCCCGCGCGATGGTCACCGAGTACGGCATGAGCGCGCGGCTGGGTGCGGTCAAGTACGGCCAAGAGCAGGGCGACCCGTTCCTCGGCCGGTCCGCGGGACGGCAGGCCGACTACTCGCTCGAGGTGGCGCACGAAATCGACGAGGAGGTGCGCAAGCTCATCGAGACCGCGCACACCGAGGCGTGGCACGTGCTCAACACCTACCGCGACGTGCTGGACAACCTGGTCCTGGAAGTGCTGGACAAGGAGACGCTGCAGCGCAAGGACCTCGAGCGGATCTTCGCGACCGTCGAGAAGCGCCCGCACATCACCGTCTTCAACGAGTTCGGGGAGCGCACCCCGTCGGACAAGCCACCGGTGAAGACCCCGGGTGAGCTGGCGATGGAGCGTGGCGAGCCCTGGCCGCCGCCGGAGAAGGAGAAGCCGGTGCTGCAGCCGGCGCCGACCCCGGTCGCCACCGCGCCCGGCGGCGGCGAGCTGCCCGGCGGTCCGCCGTACCCGGCTCCCGACCCCAACGCCAACCCGTACGCCCCGCCGCAGAACGGCGGTCGCCCGAACGGTGGGTCGAACGGCAGCGGCCGCTGGCCGCAGTCGTATGGTGGGCAGCAGCCGGGCGGTCCGGCGGGCGGCTACCAGCAGGGTGGTCCGGGTGGTGCGCAGAGCGGTCCGCCGAACTACGGGGCTCCTCCCGGCTGGACTCCGGCGACGTCCCCGGGTGGTCAGCAGCCGTGGCGTCCCGCCGAGGACCGTCCGCGTGAGCAGGGCTGGTTCGCCGACGGCGCGAACGGCCAGCAGCCGGACGAGGGGCAGCAGCGGCGTGACGTGGACGGACCGGACAACAGGCAGTAA